cccagctacaaaaacgactaagtgtagctatggtatttgaaggaatctacaatgctgaggagtatgactttcattatgatagcgacaaaacaacaacaaaaatggaagaaaaaaaacgaaacaccgcagacagtgacgaacacagtagctgtacaaacatcgacaatggcatctcagctggagtcacaggaggcacgcatttccgaaatggcgtcgcaaatgtcatctcaattggaagaacagaagacatatatgtcatgtcaattggaagcacaagaggcacgtatatctggaatgttgacaaacatttcggaacaggtatcatcgcagctctttgagaaactggacgagcaggatgcaaaaattttacaactcgaggacaaaattgatgccgagatagaagcgttgaaaggtcttatgcaacagttacaactaaatcgctcagctggtccagcgagcaatccgaagataaaaactccaccttttgacggctctgttcctttcgaggtattcaagcttcaatttgagaagacgtcagcagtgaacaactggaatgctgaagataaagtggctgctctattcgtagcattgaaggggccagcagccgaaatcctacagacgattcccgaaggagagcggaacaactacgagcataggaaacatatattccaaattgagttgcaaaaccgttaccaaaaagcaaacgagacgttacaggagtttgcttcggatgttgaaagattggctcatcttgtaaatgcggacgcacccgtggaatacacagaaagggtaaagattcagagctttattaacggcatacgggacgtagaaacgaagcaagccacatacgcgaacccaaagtcaacatttcctcacagcgtcacttttgagtaaacccgcatacaaagctcatcgcgtggaagtggaaaggcccgaTTGggcagacacaattttggaagcactgaagggattacaacaaaataatgccggagttatgaagtgtttcaagtgcggtaacccaagtcacattgcacgtcattgcagaaccggtcatggtagttccaacttggctggtcgtaaacgcaaagctggaggagataaacaagagcgggtcaaatgtaaaaatcgaggacttgccccagctatggaatgtcgtgtgatacctatctcgcaaactggaaagaaatcgagcagtcttaccgtcaaaggaaatgtggatggcaaggagcgtgtactgactgtagatacgggcgcatctcattcattgatccgatctgatttggtcaacaggaaagtaaagccattacctggagcaagattgcgtacgattactggcgagtataaccaagtccagggagaagtggtatgtgaggtcttaattggggaggtcatggttctacacaaattcgttgtggcagaaatcgttgatgaagttatactgggagtggatttcttggttaaccatgacatcaagatcgatatgcagagaagggtgatgcattatgggaaccaagatgtgccacttaacttcagtttggaaaaagggttcagcattaagcgagtgctggtggaggagattcgacagagaccacgaaagtcaaggaaagtagatcgagcaaaagttgatggatcgaatgggccaaataaagccaaatcaaaagtacctgcgagaaaaacattggcattgacaaaccctaatggacgcagtAAAACGACTGacagaattttccagaaagaatgcaagggtggtttcgagccagcgcgtactacacttgtgaaacgtcaagacgatactgatgatgcaaagtcaatccgtcaagatcaagctctgcgaagtagttcttcattggccaagcaacagagtgcgagggaacgatccaggataatgagtagtaagatgaaatacaggtacgataacaagaataattcggagggtttcttggagggagatttggtactgttgtacaaccctcgccggcggaaatgtgttccttccaaattttggtgcagttgggaaggcccgtacaaagttgtaaaaaggatcagtgatgccatctaccgcatacaaacatttgggaaaccacgaaatagaagggtggttcatttggagagattagcagcgtttagatcgagagatttttctgatcgggacgatcagacttaggtggatggcagtgtcacggatattagcatcactaagctatactatcactaaggcgatgctaaggccatgctaagcggtgtttacgtcaataatcaaatcatgtatacacatatataaggcagccgagagatgtcacacacatatgcatttacttatacgcctatgtgtgtgcgagagactgtaaactacaaactcacatacatctgagagacgctgaaaagtagaaaattgtaaacaagtagaaactatatgagaactataaacactcgaaatagttggtaagttctggaaatagaagagcctagatgtatgcagcgtatactataaaagcggcacaagcgagtaaaaagtaattcagtttgagttgagctatcaatcagtttgattaagcacgcgatctggcggccaatagtagagtttcatttgagttatcaatcagtttggttattaagccagcgagtagcaaagtataagtgttattgtgaagtactttaataaaggccattttccattgttcaatattggagttatttattcaacagtttagtgattcgaacttagcagaggattgcaaataagaggatttgcaagtaaattcattacaataataataatgctggaaaataacgaaaatataacaagaacatttaaagatacgaaaaatttttgcatccactgtaccttccacttacccATTAATTggactactatcaatacataacTACTTCGCTCTTCCATCAATCGCAACCACTAAAATTTTCGGATAATCAATGACAGATTTCTTCCTTTTATGCCCTTAGTTTAGTAGAACTCGATAAACAATGAAAATCGTTGTTTAATAAAAATGGTTAATGCAAAACTCATTCATCTTTAGTTAGTAGAAAtaccacattaaataaataattataaatttactAGCCCGGGTCTCAtttaagaaaacctcacaatccaagaggtcataattttacatattaggaaaaatactttactttaaccaCCAATAGATATAAGTATTACCTGTTTCAGTTAGGAAAACCTATTTCTTTTAGAGCTATCataattttaaagcaattatttttaacttaaacctCAATAGAATAGgaaccacaaaaaaaatatttttactttaaccacAATAGagtagaaaatagtaataggaaatatttttactttaacctacctacaaaataaggaaataaaagTCTATAAGAATATGCacaataatttaacaacaaaaaaaaaacaatttcaacaataacattccaatttactcgtcaataaaaatgaaaacaaacgaaaaaaaaaaaattaatggtaTCCAGTGACCATTAATCCACAAACGTTAATTTGTAAATACATTCcaatttttaagtgagtcgacgctcttaagggtCGGCTGTGCAAAACATTAGTAATCACagcaaatataccaaaaaaaaatagcaaaagcgAGAGTAAGCATAACGGGcactgtatgtaaagcaaatgcaaacgaataaaagcaaaacaaGAAAACATATAAActcataatatcaagttaccTCTATGACATAATTAATAATTAcaactgaattcaaaaaaaaatttttttttttggtaacaccaagcaaagttgactgggtcattcaaagtaaaatgaaacaacacggtacacttatcacagtgacattagagtgaccgtctataattaagcataaaattatatacgctcacttaaaaggccgagTGTGTAGTACTGCGTGGAATTcgcctcacttcaaacacgcttaatgtTACAAATATACTTGCAAACAAAGGTAGCCAACATGAGTTCATAAGCATTTGCCAAGTCGCCCACtatattaatgcgtcataccatactgctcaagcaggaatcatattgacaatatgtaggtcaatataataatttgctgacaaaccattcctcattattgagtcatgcacctttagtatgtaaatattaatgtaagtatatatgtatatatgtataggttaagaacttttgtattgATAGTAATGAATTTCGCCAATAAAAAGAAATTGCTATCCAACGCTACTCACCAGCGTTCGTCACTTAATCATTTTTAACTTTCTTTACATGGCGATGCTGCCAGTCTAGAtcagaattagcaaaactgctaaagatctagctggaggaagatcctgccagactagatttaaaattggcaaaactgtTATAAAAACTAGTTGGAGGAAGGtcctgccagttcaacctttaaaacataaaatttgcctAACAAGCGAAAATTGTTTGAAGGATCTGACTGATCAGAGATCTTgccaagtttttttgtttttttaaaaatggaaaaagtATCACTTTTGACTCGCGTTGTAACATTGTAGCGTTGTAGTGTTGTAAAGATGTAACGTTTTTATATGTAACGCGTACAGCAGTAGAGTTACAATAATATTAGCAtaactaagctataccatcactaaggcgatgctaaggccatgctaagcggtttttacgtcaataatcaaatcatgtatacacatatataaggcagccgagagatgtcacacacatatgcatttacttatacgcctatgtgtgtgcgagagactgtaaactacaaactcagatatatctgagagacgctgaaaagtagaaaattgtaaacaagtagaaactatatgagaactataaacactcgaaatagttggtaagttctggaaatagaagagcctagatgtatgcagcgtaaactataaaagcggcacaagcgagtaaaaagtaattcatgtttgctgggttggagctgttttggtcgatatgtataaagaaaaaacccaagagtttttacttttctcttctatgcatttcgacgcatccgcgtcatcatcaggaagtctatttattttcaaacaaacaacatgaaaatacaaaagtaatcattattttcaataaacattacaaattcaacattaaaacaataactcacaataatttgattagttgtacaaacacaataatatcacaggacaatcgacacattcatttttcttattttctatttttgttcttatcattttttattattgctgtataagcgctatttgtattgtcaatgtcttctttaaaattcatgacattcgtcatatgttgttggatgcggagactttccagtgtcatcctccttttgcatcttctctcaacatctaaaatttttgcgttcccaaaatcagctgtatggccattgtcagtcaggtgttgagaaagcgcggtatttgtttttctgttttttgcgtccatttcatgttcgtgtattctcgttctcaatgctcttttcgttgtgccaatgtaacatttattgcaggcattgttgttgttaccgttgcattgaattttatacactacattgcattgttgtcccttgtctattttgtcttttgtttttgtaaagaaacgattaagtgtattgtgtggtttgtgagcaaatgttatgttgtcttttttcataattctcctgagcgattgattacttgttagtccgggtatataggtaactccaatataagttttgtttgtgtttgcttctgtttgtccatttgatgaattagggtggtccatttcttgtgtcgtattaattataagcttttctattagagtattcgggtagctatttttgaagagaatattttttattttcttcttgttttcttctatgaaatcaccgtcacttagaagatgtattttccttattagacttgttgctgtgttaattttctgcttccatggatgattggagtgataattgataattcttcctgatgccatcgactttgcataccagttgaacgttaagttttggttttttcggtgtatttctacgtctaggaaggcaattttgttgttctgctctaattctttagtaaattgtatcctggtatgctgtgcattaaatactgttagtatgtcttccacgtctttagctttaacaattgcgaatatgtcatctacatatttggttatgtatttgacatatatgtctttgctttttaattcagcgaggctgtcgtccaatattttgtccagaacgatatttgcaatggttggagatagcgggttgcccattggcattccgtatatttgttggtatatggtgttgttatatgaaaaataattgttgtcacgtaggcagaaatctagtatcgtctggaactgttttttgtctatttgtgtatgtgtctccaatttttcccattttcgcataatagtgcgtattgctaaatgtatgggtatattcgtaaaaagagatacgacgtcgaatgaaatgagaatttcgtcgtcttgaattgtgaaattattgattttttctttaagttgaagtgaactttttatattaagatcatcggatataatattttctaaaatgcttccaacaaattttgataatttgtaaCATGGTACATTAATAGATGCGCAAATCGGTCTAAGTGGTGCGTGTGGTTTGTGAATTTTCGGAAGTCCGTAAAGTCTTGGAGCATTAGCAGCCGCGGATGTcagctgaaatttttgttttgcatcgagtctcctttgtttgtaaagattatttataattgtgttattcttcctcatcagtttttgtgtgggatcattcctaattgttttgtatgtgtttttgtcgtttagcaactctttcatttttagttcgtattcatttttgtacatcataactgtgttgttgcctttgtctgcattTGTTATTATGATCTCGTTTCTGTGTTGGTTAAGGAATCTTTTGGTGTCTGTCGATGTTTTCAGTATAAACTTGTCCTTAGTGCAGTTtctaattttttgttgaaaagtaTTGATTTTTGCCGCAATGTCACTCCTTACAGTATCTTTTTCCCTCTCGTCCTCAAAACTTTGTACGCATTGTTCCAAATCGGCGATTATTTCAATTGGTGAAAATGTTTTTCTTGACACTGGTAGGGCGAATTTGTTGCCAAGTGACAATAACCAACGCGACTCCTGCGGTACTTCGATGTTCGTATTGTTCACAAACCAATCTTCATTTAATCTCATGCCAAATTTTATAGTATTCTTCGAAATTTGCTTCTGGAGTTTGTCGTTGTGTATACTTTGTGTGTTTGTGGCGATTTGTGTCGAAAAATAGTGGtggttctctataattttttcgtaaTCTGTTTGCTGAAGTCTGTTTTGTAACGTTTCCTGTAAGTGCTTAACGGTCGTTgtgataattttaatattaatgtttgattcttttatttctaaGTTAACGACTTTCAGAAGAAAGCATTGTTCTAATTTCATAAGGTCTCGTCGTGTGGTGTCTAGTTTAAAGCAGTGTTGTATCGTTTTTGTCTTACCCTGTAAATGTGATGGAATGATGCCATAATCTTTGCACCGCAGTAAAAATTTTAGGCGCTCTTTTTGTTTAGCcagttttttgatgtttttgttgtgttgCTTGATTATGTAACAAATCTTTTCGTCGTATTTGTATTTGATGTGTTGGTAGAACTGCTTCATGTTGTTGTTTGTAATATTCCGCGTTTTTTCCGGTTTTGCTCACCGTAAATATTtatatgttgattggaccaaattctttatgaaaatgtttgctgggttggagctgttttggtcgatatgtataaagaaaaaacccaagagtttttacttttctcttctatgcatttcgacgcatccgcgtcatcatcaggaagtctatttattttcaaacaaacaacatgaaaatacaaaagtaatcattattttcaataaacattacaaattcaacattaaaacaataactcacaataatttgattagttgtacaaacacaataatatcacaggacaatcgacacattcatttttcttattttctatttttgttcttatcattttttattattgctgtataagcgctatttgtattgtcaatgtcttctttaaaattcatgacattcgtcatatgttgttggatgcggagactttccagtgtcatcctccttttgcatcttctctcaacatctaaaatttttgcgttcccaaaatcagctgtatggccattgtcagtcaggtgttgagaaagcgcggtatttgtttttctgttttttgcgtccatttcatgttcgtgtattctcgttctcaatgctcttttcgttgtgccaatgtaacatttattgcaggcattgttgttgttaccgttgcattgaattttatacactacattgcattgttgtcccttgtctattttgtcttttgtttttgtaaagaaacgattaagtgtattgtgtggtttgtgagcaaatgttatgttgtcttttttcataattctcctgagcgattgattacttgttagtccgggtatataggtaactccaatataagttttgtttgtgtttgcttctgtttgtccatttgatgaattagggtggtccatttcttgtgtcgtattaattataagcttttctattagagtattcgggtagctatttttgaagagaatattttttattttcttcttgttttcttctatgaaatcaccgtcacttagaagatgtattttccttattagacttgttgctgtgttaattttctgcttccatggatgattggagtgataattgataattcttcctgatgccatcgactttgcataccagttgaacgttaagttttggttttttcggtgtatttctacgtctaggaaggcaattttgttgttctgctctaattctttagtaaattgtatcctggtatgctgtgcattaaatactgttagtatgtcttccacgtctttagctttaacaattgcgaatatgtcatctacatatttggttatgtatttgacatatatgtctttgctttttaattcagcgaggctgtcgtccaatattttgtccagaacgatatttgcaatggttggagatagcgggttgcccattggcattccgtatatttgttggtatatggtgttgttatatgaaaaataattgttgtcacgtaggcagaaatctagtatcgtctggaactgttttttgtctatttgtgtatgtgtctccaatttttcccattttcgcataatagtgcgtattgctaaatgtatgggtatattcgtaaaaagagatacgacgtcgaatgaaatgagaatttcgtcgtcttgaattgtgtaattattgattttttctttaagttgaagtgaactttttatattaagatcatcagatataatattttctaaaatgcttccaacaaattttgataatttgtaaCATGGTACATTAATAGATGAGCAAATCGGTCTAAGTGGTGCGTGTGGTTTGTGAATTTTCGGAAGTCCGTAAAGTCTTGGAGCATTAGCAGCCGCGGATGTcagctgaaatttttgttttgcatcgagtctcctttgtttgtaaagattatttataattgtgttattcttcctcatcagtttttgtgtgggatcattcctaattgttttgtatgtgtttttgtcgtttagcaactctttcatttttagttcgtattcatttttgtacatcataactgtcttgttgcctttgtctgcattTGTTATTATGATCTCGTTTCTGTGTTGGTTAAGGAATCTTTTGGTGTCTGTCGATGTTTTCAGTATAAACTTGTCCTTAGTgcagtttctaattttttttgaaaagtattgATTTTTGCCGCAATGTCACTCCTTACAGTATCTTTTTCCCTCTCGTCCTCAAAACTTTGTACGCATTGTTCCAAATCGGCGATTATTTCAATGGGTGAAAATGTTTTTCTTGACACTGGTAGGGCGAATTTGTTGCCAAGTGACAATAACCAACGCGACTCCTGCGGTACTTCGATGTTCGTATTGTTCACAAACCAATCTTCATTTAATCTCATGCCAAATTTTATAGTATTCTTCGAAATTTGCTTCTGGAGTTTGTCGTTGTGTATACTTTGTGTGTTTGTGGCGATTTGTGTCGAAAAATAGTGGtggttctctataattttttcgtaaTCTGTTTGCTGAAGTCTGTTTTGTAACGTTTCCTGTAAGTGCTTAACGGTCGTTgtgataattttaatattaatgtttgattcttttatttctaaGTTAACGACTTTCAGAAGAAAGCATTGTTCTAATTTCATAAGGTCTCGTCGTGTGGTGTCTAGTTTAAAGCAGTGTTGTATCGTTTTTGTCTTACCCTGTAAATGTGATGGAATGATGCCATAATCTTTGCACCGCAGTAAAAATTTTAGGCGCTCTTTTTGTTTAGCcagttttttgatgtttttgttgtgttgCTTGATTATGTAACAAATCTTTTCGTCGTATTTGTATTTGATGTGTTGGTAGAACTGCTTCATGTTGTTGTTTGTAATATTCCGCGTTTTTTCCGGTTTTGCTCACCGTAAATATTtatatgttgattggaccaaattctttatgaaaatgtttgctgggttggagctgttttggtcgatatgtataaagaaaaaacccaagagtttttacttttctcttctatgcatttcgacgcatccgcgtcatcatcaggaagtctatttattttcaaacaaacaacatgaaaatacaaaagtaatcattattttcaataaacattacaaattcaacattaaaacaataactcacaataatttgattagttgtacaaacacaataatatcacaggacaatcgacacattcatttttcttattttctatttttgttcttatcattttttattattgctgtataagcgctatttgtattgtcaatgtcttctttaaaattcatgacattcgtcatatgttgttggatgcggagactttccagtgtcatcctccttttgcatcttctctcaacatctaaaatttttgcgttcccaaaatcagctgtatggccattgtcagtcaggtgttgagaaagcgcggtatttgtttttctgttttttgcgtccatttcatgttcgtgtattctcgttctcaatgctcttttcgttgtgccaatgtaacatttattgcaggcattgttgttgttaccgttgcattgaattttatacactacattgcattgttgtcccttgtctattttgtcttttgtttttgtaaagaaacgattaagtgtattgtgtggtttgtgagcaaatgttatgttgtcttttttcataattctcctgagcgattgattacttgttagtccgggtatataggtaactccaatataagttttgtttgtgtttgcttctgtttgcccatttgatgaattagggtggtccatttcttgtgtcgtattaattataagcttttctattagagtattcgggtagctatttttgaagagaatattttttattttcttcttgttttcttctatgaaatcaccgtcacttagaagatgtattttccttattagacttgttgctgtgttaattttctgcttccatggatgattggagtgataattgataattcttcctgatgccatcgactttgcataccagttgaacgttaagttttggttttttcggtgtatttctacgtctaggaaggcaattttgttgttctgctctaattctttagtaaattgtatcctggtatgctgtgcattaaatactgttagtatgtcttccacgtctttagctttaacaattgcgaatatgtcatctacatatttggttatgtatttgacatatatgtctttgctttttaattcagcgaggctgtcgtccaatattttgtccagaacgatatttgcaatggttggagatagcgggttgcccattggcattccgtatatttgttggtatatggtgttgttatatgaaaaataattgttgtcacgtaggcagaaatctagtatcgtctggaactgttttttgtctatttgtgtatgtgtctccaatttttcccattttcgcataatagagcgtattgctaaatgtatgggtatattcgtaaaaagagatacgacgtcgaatgaaatgagaatttcgtcgtcttgaattgtgaaattattgattttttctttaagttgaagtgaactttttatattaagatcatcggatataatattttctaaaatgcttccaacaaattttgataatttgtaaCATGGTACATTAATAGATGAGCAAATCGGTCTAAATGGTGCGTGTGGTTTGTGAATTTTCGGAAGTCCGTAAAGTCTTGGAGCATTAGCAGCCGCGGATGTcagctgaaatttttgttttgcatcgagtctcctttgtttgtaaagattatttataattgtgttattcttcctcatcagtttttgtgtgggatcattcctaattgttttgtatgtgtttttgtcgtttagcaactctttcatttttagttcgtattcatttttgTACATCATAAATgtcttgttgcctttgtctgcattTGTTATTATGATCTCGTTTCTGTGTTGGTTAAGGAATCTTTTGGTGTCTGTCGATGTTTTCAGTATAAACTTGTCCTTAGTGCAGTTtctaattttttgttgaaaagtaTTGATTTTTGCCGCAATGTCACTCCTTACAGTATCTTTTTCCCTCTCGTCCTCAAAACTTTGTACGCATTGTTCCAAATCGGCGATTATTTCAATGGGTGAAAATGTTTTTCTTGACACTGGTAGGGCGAATTTGTTGCCAAGTGACAATAACCAACGCGACTCCTGCGGTACTTCGATGTTCGTATTGTTCACAAACCAATCTTCATTTAATCTCATGCCAAATTTTATAGTATTCTTCGAAATTTGCTTCTGGAGTTTGTCGTTGTGTATACTTTGTGTGTTTGTGGCGATTTGTGTCGAAAAATAGTGGtggttctctataattttttcgtaaTCTGTTTGCTGAAGTCTGTTTTGTAACGTTTCCTGTAAGTGCTTAACGGTCGTTgtgataattttaatattaatgtttgattcttttatttctaaGTTAACGACTTTCAGAAGAAAGCATTGTTCTAATTTCATAAGGTCTCGTCGTGTGGTGTCTAGTTTAAAGCAGTGTTGTATCGTTTTTGTCTTACCCTGTAAATGTGATGGAATGATGCCATAATCTTTGCACCGCAGTAAAAATTTTAGGCGCTCTTTTTGTTTAGCcagttttttgatgtttttgttgtgttgCTTGATTATGTAACAAATCTTTTCGTCGTATTTGTATTTGATGTGTTGGTAGAACTGCTTCATGTTGTTGTTTGTAATATTCCGCGTTTTTTCCGGTTTTGCTCACCGTAAATATTtatatgttgattggaccaaattctttatgaaaatgtttgctgggttggagctgttttggtcgatatgtataaagaaaaaacccaagagtttttacttttctcttctatgcatttcgacgcatccgcgtcatcatcaggaagtctatttattttcaaacaaacaacatg
The DNA window shown above is from Eurosta solidaginis isolate ZX-2024a chromosome 2, ASM4086904v1, whole genome shotgun sequence and carries:
- the LOC137241649 gene encoding uncharacterized protein, which codes for MKQFYQHIKYKYDEKICYIIKQHNKNIKKLAKQKERLKFLLRCKDYGIIPSHLQGKTKTIQHCFKLDTTRRDLMKLEQCFLLKVVNLEIKESNINIKIITTTVKHLQETLQNRLQQTDYEKIIENHHYFSTQIATNTQSIHNDKLQKQISKNTIKFGMRLNEDWFVNNTNIEVPQESRWLLSLGNKFALPVSRKTFSPIEIIADLEQCVQSFEDEREKDTVRSDIAAKINTFQQKIRNCTKDKFILKTSTDTKRFLNQHRNEIIITNADKGNNTVMMRLDAKQKFQLTSAAANAPRLYGLPKIHKPHAPLRPICASINVPCYKLSKFVGSILENIISDDLNIKSSLQLKEKINNFTIQDDEILISFDVVSLFTNIPIHLAIRTIMRKWEKLETHTQIDKKQFQTILDFCLRDNNYFSYNNTIYQQIYGMPMGNPLSPTIANIVLDKILDDSLAELKSKDIYVKYITKYVDDIFAIVKAKDVEDILTVFNAQHTRIQFTKELEQNNKIAFLDVEIHRKNQNLTFNWYAKSMASGRIINYHSNHPWKQKINTATSLIRKIHLLSDGDFIEENKKKIKNILFKNSYPNTLIEKLIINTTQEMDHPNSSNGQTEANTNKTYIGVTYIPGLTSNQSLRRIMKKDNITFAHKPHNTLNRFFTKTKDKIDKGQQCNVVYKIQCNGNNNNACNKCYIGTTKRALRTRIHEHEMDAKNRKTNTALSQHLTDNGHTADFGNAKILDVERRCKRRMTLESLRIQQHMTNVMNFKEDIDNTNSAYTAIIKNDKNKNRK
- the LOC137242363 gene encoding uncharacterized protein, coding for MRKWEKLETHTQIDKKQFQTILDFCLRDNNYFSYNNTIYQQIYGMPMGNPLSPTIANIVLDKILDDSLAELKSKDIYVKYITKYVDDIFAIVKAKDVEDILTVFNAQHTRIQFTKELEQNNKIAFLDVEIHRKNQNLTFNWYAKSMASGRIINYHSNHPWKQKINTATSLIRKIHLLSDGDFIEENKKKIKNILFKNSYPNTLIEKLIINTTQEMDHPNSSNGQTEANTNKTYIGVTYIPGLTSNQSLRRIMKKDNITFAHKPHNTLNRFFTKTKDKIDKGQQCNVVYKIQCNGNNNNACNKCYIGTTKRALRTRIHEHEMDAKNRKTNTALSQHLTDNGHTADFGNAKILDVERRCKRRMTLESLRIQQHMTNVMNFKEDIDNTNSAYTAIIKNDKNKNRK
- the LOC137241650 gene encoding uncharacterized protein, translated to MKQFYQHIKYKYDEKICYIIKQHNKNIKKLAKQKERLKFLLRCKDYGIIPSHLQGKTKTIQHCFKLDTTRRDLMKLEQCFLLKVVNLEIKESNINIKIITTTVKHLQETLQNRLQQTDYEKIIENHHYFSTQIATNTQSIHNDKLQKQISKNTIKFGMRLNEDWFVNNTNIEVPQESRWLLSLGNKFALPVSRKTFSPIEIIADLEQCVQSFEDEREKDTVRSDIAAKINTFQQKIRNCTKDKFILKTSTDTKRFLNQHRNEIIITNADKGNKTFMMYKNEYELKMKELLNDKNTYKTIRNDPTQKLMRKNNTIINNLYKQRRLDAKQKFQLTSAAANAPRLYGLPKIHKPHAPFRPICSSINKILYPMILI